ACGCCACAGACGCCAAGATGAAAATAATGACGAGTGTGATCAAGAGTTCGAGGAGTGTGACCCCGCGCCTGGATCGTAATCTATTGAACCCAAATCCTCCCATGTTGCGAAATGACGGGAACCTGTTTCCCTGTCGAGTCGATGAATGATGAATGTTGAATGTGCAACGAGGCGTTCCCCTGAGCTTTCGCCTTAAAGGCCAAGGTTGCCAGTTGCCCGCTGCCGGCCACCGATTGGCCGCTTCCACTCAATTGAATCACGACTTGGCCTTTATTCGGGACATCGGAAACGGTGAGTGTAGGGGTAATGTCGTGTTCCTTCCAAAACGTTCCTTCGACCGCTTCCTGAAATTCCAGGATCCCAGGGTCATACGTGATCGTCATATGAGTCTGCTCAGTCGCCGGTACATTGTGTCCTGTGAGGTCAATGCGTACCGTTTTACCCACTTTTGTGGATACAGCAGGGGGAATGAAGGTCAGCCGAGTCGGTGGCGTTTGAGCTGGAGGGGCAGACGTCTGAGGCATTCCAGCTTGTGAAGCTTGTTGAGTAGGTCCTGAAGCTGGAGCGTGTGGCGATGGGGTTTGGTCTTGACTAAGAGCTTGTTCGTTCTCACTAAGGAGGACTGGGAGAGCTACATTGGGCTCGGAAAATAGGGGTTTCGTGTCGAAGTTTTTGGCTGTGCCAGACCAGAGTGTCTGTTTGGCGATATCCGAAGGCGCGAGACTATTCACGATGTGAGCGGTGATGACGAGAATGACTTCTGTCGTAATCTTGTTTGTTTCGGAGTTACTTAACAGATTGCCCAAGACGGGTACGTCATCGATCCCGGGTACCGCTTCCCGTGTCTTTCGATCTTCTTCTTGCAGCAGGCCTGCCAGGACCACTGTTTCGCCATCGCGCAAGCTCAGAGCGGTGTCAGCGGTTCGTGTTCCAAAACGGAATTGTGAGATTTCCGGGTTGGACTGCAGGACGACGCGATCACCCAGTCGTGTCACTTCGACTTGCATGCGTAGAGAAATTTGGTTATTGAGATGAATGGTCGGTTCAACCGTCAGTTTAATCCCGGTATCTTTGAATTCGATGGAGGTCACGGTGGAGGTCGTTGGCGTGGCTCCGGTGGTACCCTGGCCAGGTAAGACATTGGTCGTCGAAAGCAGGATGGGTTGTTTGTCTCCGATATTGATCGAGGCCTTTTCGTTATTCAGAACCCGGATCTTCGGCGCCGCCAGCGTCTTGGCATCAGACTCTTGCTTGAAGAAGTCGAGCAGGATGCTGCCAGGGAATGTAAAGAGATAGGAGTCTGGCCCAAGATTCGTCAATTGCCGATACGTGAAGGTTTGCAGGATGCTGCTGAAGGCATTGGTTCCTGGCGGAAAAATTCCCGCGCCAGCTTGTTTCGCGAAGTTCAGTCCGATCCGTTTCGTCTTGGTTCGGTTGACTTCAAGGACTTCCACGTCAAATAAGACTTCGGCATCACCCCGGTCATTCGCTTGAATGATATTCTCGGCAAGCACGAGCTTGGCTGGTTCATCACGAATCACCACGGTATTCAGCGGTTCATTGACGTAGACTCGTTTCGTTTCGAGAATGGTCCTGAGCAGGTTCGCCATGTCTTTGGCTTTCGCGTTGGACAGGTAAAAGGTTCGAATTTTGAGGTCCTGATATTGTTCTCGCTTTTGTTTCGTGTCGGGGATGATGAGCAAGGTATCGTTGCTGACTCGTTTCGCGAACAGCTCATTGGTGTTCAAAATGAGGGTTAAAGCCTCATCAAACGGCGTATCGCGTGTGAAGATGGTGACAAGATCATCCCGGACATCCTTGTCGAATAAGATGTCGATATTGGCGGTTCTTGCCAGGATTTCAAAGACCTGTTTTAAGCGAGTATTTTGAAACCGAAGTGTGACGGGTTCGGCTGATCCACTCACGGTCTTGTGTTCGTTCTGTCGTTGAGAAATGGCCGTGATGCCCTCAAGGGCTTGAGTCAGACTCGGGTCGAGTTGAATGGCCCGTTCATAATGGACCATGGCTTGATCGAGTTGTCCGAGGCTCTGAAGTTTTTTCCCGTCCTGCAGGGCTTGCCGCGCTTCCTTGAGCCGTAAGACATCGGTCAAGGCTGCCTGATATTCAGGTGTTTCGGGAGATAGCCCCAAGGCCATTTGAAAAGCCTGAAGGGCTTCGGGAAGCTGGTGTTCTTGAAGCCATGTTCTCCCTTCCCTGTAATGCATTTCGGCCGCGCGACCTTTCACCTCTTCCAGTTTGTCCTGAAGTTCTTGGTTGAATGGATCGTGCCGAACCGCCTCGCGATAGGCGGCTACAGCCCCATCCCAATTCCCGTCCGCCACCATCTGTTCTGCAAGATCGACTTGAGGGACCGAACAACTCGTGAGGAATAGCATGAGTGAACATGCGATGAATTGAGGGCGAAACAACATCATTATTATTATGTCAGGAACCATGTATCAAGATTTGGTGACCACTGATCCGCTAACCAATTAGAGATCTTTTCGTTTACTCCAACGACCCCAGCCAGGTTCCAGCAGGCACGATCATCACTCACACGAACACCCCACTGATACTGAAGAGAGCCGCTGCCGATCGACATACACGGATCATCGAATGCGTGGCTGATCCAAGGTATGGTTCTCATCTAAGTGCTCAGAAGATTAGTAGCTCAGGTAGGCCGTCGGCTCGTATACCGTTAGAAAGCTCAAAATCCGATAAAATAACCTAGCACACTTCGAATAATCAGGCTAGATAGCTACTTGATCCTTCTATCGGAAAGCTACCCCATAGAATTAAATTGATTATGTATAACGGCGTCGTCGGAGTTTTCTGGGCGTTTTGTCGGTCTTGCCTTCGTCGGCGAAGTCGGCTGCCTTCGCAGAGATTATTCAGGGAGTCCTGGCTCAGGACTTTCAGGCGCAGGGGAAAGATTTTCAAAAGGTTTTCCTGTTTGAGGATTGATTTCGGTTTGCACTGAAGACGATCCGCATCCAGCCGAGTTGAGGACGCTATGTTTCTGGGCGATATTGCTCGCGCTGACCCCTTGAGCGCAATTACCGGTTTGCCCCGAGGCTTCAAAGCGAACCGCATGATATGTCTTCGCATCCTTGAAGTTGACGCGATCGTAGGGTTTTTCCTGGCTTGTGCTGCGTACACCATGAATTTCAGCCCCGATTTTGATCACGTCAAAGTCTTCTCCGGTGATGGGATCTTTATAGACTGTCTGGAGATAGCGATGAGGCTTCTTCGTCAAATCTATGAGTTTCTGAGGATACCGATTGGGGCGTGTGGCCTTTTGGACCTCGTAGTCCGCGGCATAGCGTTCAATCGCCTCTTTGATACGGGTTCCCCTAAAGACCAGTTCAGCCTCGCGATCCCGTTTTATCGTCACAGACCATTCCTGACCGATCACCATGAGCGAGATGCCCATCATTACGACAAAGAACATGGTCATCAGATAGGTGAACCCGCCCTCAGGACTTATATAGATATGGTTGGGGCGGCTGGAAAAAAAAGAAAGAATGTGACGTATGCCTGCGGAGAGAAACCACCGATACTTTCGGGGCCTCGATGAATGGTGGTTGAGCATGGCCTTTTCTCGTAAATCGATACCCGCTTTATCGACAGCATATTTTCCCATCTGAAGGTGAGTTGTGCAAACACCAAAGCCACTGCCTTTCTGTTGAGTCAGGGATTCTTAATCTGGAAGGGGAGGAAGAGGAAAGTCCAGTGCCTAAGGTTTAGGCACTGGACAAGAGAGTTTGAGTGCCTAGAGGTCTTCAATATCCTTTTCGACTTCTCCGGCAATCATACCATTACATCCTTTGAATGTGTCGAAAAGTCTTGGCGTTCGTGGTGGTTATTTTGCGCTTCCTGCAGCGATCCCTTTCCGCGAATTTTCTAGACGTTTCTGTTCGAGTTCTTCTGCTGCCATCGCTGCTGCACCACCGTGAGTCTTCTCAACATTTTTTTCAAGGGCGTTAATGTCTTCATTAACGGGGACTTCTTTCCCTAAATCCGTTAGGGCGCCGCTTCGTTCTCCGGGGCCGCTTTCACCCATGCCAGTACCCTCATCAGATCCGGAAGGAGTGCTGCGTTGAATGGAACTGGGAATATTATCGTCGGGATTCATCGACGTTCCCGGCTCACCCCCCTCGATCTCGGCGAAGACTCCAGTGCTGAATAAAAGACTTAATCCTGCGATACCCACGAAAACTCGAAAAACCTTCATGACACACCTCCCTACGATTTGAAACTGTAAATACGTTCCGATAATTACTAATTACCAAGAACCTTTCAGGTCGAAGGGTAATGGATTTGTGCACTTTTGGCAACATGTGCGAAATTACACACACATCAGACAAGGGCCTTGACGTACACTCAACAAACGGTCTCAAAACATTTTTTAGCAGAGGCTGCTCATCAGTAATCCAGCGTCCGTTCACGTTCTTTGGCCCATGCCCGTAGCGTATCGATGAGTTCTCCTTCATCGCCAAACGTGGCATCAATGATGATGTTTTGTCCGTTCAGAAGAAACATCGCTGGGACTCCTACCGGAATGTTCATGACCGTATGTCTCGCCTCCTCGTCCACGGTGTAGGGTTCATCCGTACCCTTTTCTGTTTTAATCAGGGCCCACTTCAAATCGCCGATCAGCGGCTGTAAGAGGTGACCTTTGACGATCCAATCCCATCCCTGATAGCCCGCCTTATGAAAGTCGATGAATTGATCTTGGTCGCTAATGACGAGTTTCAGTTTGTCTCCTCGCTGGATTGACGTGATGCCCTTCTCAGCCGCTGCCTCCAATGAGAGAAAGACTGGTTCAAGTTGGCCAATGTTGACTTGAATCACGCCTGATTTCACATGTTCGACCGTGCCCAGGACGATGTGTTCACCGGGGAGCAAGAGCTTGAGTTCAGAATCTGCAGCAGGAGATGTTGCCATAACACAAGGAACGGATAGGAATAGGCCATGAACACTGAACAACAGCGCGGCGAACGCGATAGAACGAAAACGACGGCACAGATTTTCACGAGACATACCTGTACGCTCCTTTTCTTCAGTATGATTGATGTTGAATAAACCAGCTGACCTGCCGCTGGTAGCAATGAAAATGAAAACGATGATCGGACAGTACCTATTAATTTAAATGGGGTTCATGTTACGGCCGTATCATGCCACGATTCGCCGAACATATCCACGAACCGGTCTATTTTTTGACTTGTTAACGAAATAGCCCGTAATTA
The genomic region above belongs to Nitrospirales bacterium and contains:
- a CDS encoding cohesin domain-containing protein, with the protein product MLFLTSCSVPQVDLAEQMVADGNWDGAVAAYREAVRHDPFNQELQDKLEEVKGRAAEMHYREGRTWLQEHQLPEALQAFQMALGLSPETPEYQAALTDVLRLKEARQALQDGKKLQSLGQLDQAMVHYERAIQLDPSLTQALEGITAISQRQNEHKTVSGSAEPVTLRFQNTRLKQVFEILARTANIDILFDKDVRDDLVTIFTRDTPFDEALTLILNTNELFAKRVSNDTLLIIPDTKQKREQYQDLKIRTFYLSNAKAKDMANLLRTILETKRVYVNEPLNTVVIRDEPAKLVLAENIIQANDRGDAEVLFDVEVLEVNRTKTKRIGLNFAKQAGAGIFPPGTNAFSSILQTFTYRQLTNLGPDSYLFTFPGSILLDFFKQESDAKTLAAPKIRVLNNEKASINIGDKQPILLSTTNVLPGQGTTGATPTTSTVTSIEFKDTGIKLTVEPTIHLNNQISLRMQVEVTRLGDRVVLQSNPEISQFRFGTRTADTALSLRDGETVVLAGLLQEEDRKTREAVPGIDDVPVLGNLLSNSETNKITTEVILVITAHIVNSLAPSDIAKQTLWSGTAKNFDTKPLFSEPNVALPVLLSENEQALSQDQTPSPHAPASGPTQQASQAGMPQTSAPPAQTPPTRLTFIPPAVSTKVGKTVRIDLTGHNVPATEQTHMTITYDPGILEFQEAVEGTFWKEHDITPTLTVSDVPNKGQVVIQLSGSGQSVAGSGQLATLAFKAKAQGNASLHIQHSSFIDSTGKQVPVISQHGRIWVQ